The Longimicrobium sp. genome includes the window TCACGTCCGGCCAGGGGTTCGCATCCGCCAGCTTCAAGACGTTCTGGGTCGCGACCCGCACTTCCGGGCCGACGACTTCCCGGAAGTAGTCGTCCAGTGCGAAGACACAGGTCACGTGGCGCCCACCAACCGGCGTCATCTCGATGATCTCCCCGTCGATGAGCTCCAGGCGCGCATCCGGCGCAAAGACGCCGGCCTCTGCCATCTTCTCGAACTCGTCGGTCGTGAACCGCTTGCGTGCCGGTTCGGCAGCGGTGTGCATCGCCTCCTCCTTGGCTACGTACCTCCGAACCAACCCAGCTTCTACGCCTCGGCGGCGGGGCCGAAGACGTCGACGGCGCGGATCTGCCGGCCGCCGAGTGCAGGGGAGCTCCACGAGTCTCCGATACCGTGCTCACGCACGATGGTGTACTCGCCCCCGGAGGGCTCCTCATGGACCACGACCACGTCACGACTCAGGTCCACGAGCCAAAACTCCGGGATTGCGGCACGGGCGTACATCGGGCCCTTGACATCGCGATCGCGCAGCAGCGAGCTGTCCGAGACCTCGACCACGAGGAGCGCATCCCAGGGACCTGCCTCTCGGCTGAGGTAGCGGTCCTCATGAAGACGCAGCAGGCAGAGGTCGGGCTGCGGCGCCTCGAGGTCATTGAACTTGAGCGGGCTCTGCACGCGCAGCAGAGCGCGGCCGCGGCACCATTCCGCCAGGTGCTCCGTGAGCAGATCGACAACGTAGATGTGCCGGTGCCCGACGGGTGTCATGCAGACGATCTCTCCGCGGATCAACTCCGTACGTTCTTCTCCTGACAGAATGCCGGCTTCGCCCATCTGCACGTACTCGTCGTACGTCCAGCGCCGCGGCGTACCCCTGCCGTTCATCTCCCGGATGTCACCATTGATGAGCTCGACTCCACGAATCGGGAGGATACCGATCTCCGCGAGGCGGTAGTACTCATCGACGTTGAACTGGCGCCGGGACTCGTGCGTGAACGTGTCCATCGGATCCGCTCCCGTGCTACAGGGCCGCGCGAGGTTTGATCACCTCATCCACGGACACGGTCAAGCCGTTCAGAACCGGCGAGCTCCACGACTCTCCGGCACCGTACACCTGAATCTCCGTGTACGCGCCACCGACTGGCGTCTGGTGGATCAGGATGTGGTCGCGCGTGAGGTCGACCAGCCAGTACTCCGGGATGCCGGCGGCGGCGTACCGCTCCGCCTTGACGTGCCGGTCGTAGCGGATCGAGGACTCGGCAACCTCGACCACCACGAGCGCATCGTGGTGGGTTGGGTGCGCGTCCTCGTATTCGCGCGGCTCCGGGCGGAGCACGGCCACGTCCGGCTCCGGATCGTAGTCGTCCGGGAGCCACAGGGGCTTCTCGCTCCGTACGATCACGCCGGCAGTCCGCGCCATCAGCAGGCGGGTGATGCGGGTGACGCACGCGGCGTGGCGGCTTCCAGCGGGGGACATCTCGATGATCTCGCCGTCGATCAGCTCCACGTGCGCGTGCTCGCCCAGCACGCCGATCTCCGCCAGCCGGTAGTACGTTCCACGGTCGAAACGGACCGGCTCCCCTGCCCTGTACACGATGCCGTCCAACAGCTCCGCGCCGCATCTGGGGAGGATGCCGGCCTCCGCCATGCGGGCTACCTGCTGCTCCGTGAACCGGTACGGCTGCACGAACTGGACGGCCATGGTCGACTCCTAGATGCCCGGCGGCAGGACGAACGAGCCGAGGTGGGGGCCCGGGTTGTTGAGCGAGGTGCG containing:
- a CDS encoding Uma2 family endonuclease, which produces MDTFTHESRRQFNVDEYYRLAEIGILPIRGVELINGDIREMNGRGTPRRWTYDEYVQMGEAGILSGEERTELIRGEIVCMTPVGHRHIYVVDLLTEHLAEWCRGRALLRVQSPLKFNDLEAPQPDLCLLRLHEDRYLSREAGPWDALLVVEVSDSSLLRDRDVKGPMYARAAIPEFWLVDLSRDVVVVHEEPSGGEYTIVREHGIGDSWSSPALGGRQIRAVDVFGPAAEA
- a CDS encoding Uma2 family endonuclease, encoding MAVQFVQPYRFTEQQVARMAEAGILPRCGAELLDGIVYRAGEPVRFDRGTYYRLAEIGVLGEHAHVELIDGEIIEMSPAGSRHAACVTRITRLLMARTAGVIVRSEKPLWLPDDYDPEPDVAVLRPEPREYEDAHPTHHDALVVVEVAESSIRYDRHVKAERYAAAGIPEYWLVDLTRDHILIHQTPVGGAYTEIQVYGAGESWSSPVLNGLTVSVDEVIKPRAAL